A window from Kluyveromyces lactis strain NRRL Y-1140 chromosome E complete sequence encodes these proteins:
- a CDS encoding TauD/TfdA dioxygenase family protein (similar to uniprot|Q12358 Saccharomyces cerevisiae YLL057C JLP1 to Fe(II)-dependent sulfonate/alpha-ketoglutarate dioxygenase), which produces MPVSTLESWRANKGIITAELNADDDGVVRTSAKEKKQAKYKDYLPSWDPNEKFPPHSFVKYEDPALKANPKFPHLLTSGVEISPITPKLGSEIRGLQLSELDNAGKDELALLTAERGVLIFRDQDFVDRGPGYIEEYGKYFGELHVHHASPAPEGHPYIHVVYKNVKTEDYDKFFEQTLTSVYFHTDITFELQPSGYTFFAVLDAPQSGGDTLFGDAIEIFDRLSPSLQEYLSGLHAVHALPPNGDAFSPDPTKRISRHEIYDVIHPVVRVHPVLKKKVLNINKVFTRKIVELKKPESDALLAFLYQVIDNAHDAQVRANWKPGTVVVWDNRRLYHAGVYDFDASESTRHHVRVTPLAERPVEDLKYLNDPNYYPIGSKPGK; this is translated from the coding sequence ATGCCTGTATCAACCTTAGAAAGTTGGAGAGCCAACAAAGGAATTATCACCGCCGAATTGAACGCTGACGATGACGGTGTCGTTAGAACATCCGctaaggaaaaaaaacaagcTAAATACAAAGATTATCTACCAAGCTGGGATCCTAATGAGAAATTCCCTCCACATTCTTTCGTTAAGTATGAGGATCCTGCATTGAAAGCTAATCCAAAGTTTCCCCATTTGTTGACAAGTGGTGTTGAAATCAGTCCTATTACTCCAAAACTGGGGTCTGAAATTAGGGGCCTTCAACTTAGTGAGTTGGATAATGCTGGCAAGGATGAGCTAGCTCTTTTGACTGCTGAAAGAGGTGTTCTTATTTTTAGAGATCAAGACTTTGTCGATAGAGGTCCTGGATACATTGAAGAGTATGGGAAGTATTTTGGTGAATTGCACGTTCATCACGCTTCCCCAGCTCCAGAGGGTCATCCTTATATTCATGTGGTTTACAAAAATGTGAAAACAGAAGACTATGACAAATTTTTCGAACAAACTTTGACCTCTGTGTATTTCCACACAGACATCACATTTGAATTACAGCCATCCGGTTATACCTTTTTTGCAGTGCTTGATGCTCCTCAATCTGGCGGTGATACCTTGTTTGGTGATGCgattgaaatctttgatagaTTGTCGCCATCCTTGCAAGAATATTTGAGTGGATTACATGCCGTTCACGCGTTACCACCAAACGGCGATGCCTTTTCTCCTGATCCTACCAAGCGCATTTCAAGACATGAAATCTATGACGTTATCCATCCTGTGGTAAGAGTCCATCcagttttgaagaagaaagtcCTTAACATCAACAAAGTGTTCACCAGAAAAATTGTCGAACTAAAGAAACCTGAATCAGATGCTCTTCTAGCATTTTTGTATCAGGTTATCGATAATGCTCATGATGCTCAAGTTAGGGCTAATTGGAAGCCGGGCACTGTAGTTGTATGGGATAATCGTAGATTGTATCATGCTGGTGTATATGATTTCGATGCTTCTGAATCTACAAGACACCATGTCCGTGTGACTCCATTGGCAGAAAGACCAGTCGaggatttgaaatatttgaatgaCCCAAATTATTACccaattggttcaaaacCTGGTAAATGA